A genomic window from Alkalihalobacillus sp. AL-G includes:
- a CDS encoding FAD-binding oxidoreductase produces MKAEVIIVGGGIIGCSIAFFLAKNGQRDVLVIDKGGIASGVTGICPGGVRQQWGTEINCEMSKASVDFFQRINEELEPEHPIHYREVGYLYTFHSEQTLENYHSQLQIQHEYGIPTEVLTPSEAKAIIPHLNINSVVGASFCPSDGFVDDAYHVTNSFADAAKRSGVRFINDEVIGVEKAGDRITGVQCKKRGKIDCGVLVNAAGLGSKHLAEMAGVNLPIEEETRRILYTNRVEERVLEPLLVSFEKGFAAKQLTDGTIYLSYLGTDLKPPYDSFDFQVRAAEVGIELFPKLAELEFRSHVDGRYDSTPDHQAILGSVTSLTGYYQAIGMSGHGFMMSPAIGRAMAEIILDIHSTIDVSSLHFRRFEKGQLIKEPSVV; encoded by the coding sequence ATGAAAGCAGAAGTGATTATTGTTGGTGGGGGGATCATTGGCTGTTCAATTGCTTTTTTCCTTGCCAAAAATGGGCAACGTGATGTTCTTGTCATTGACAAAGGCGGTATTGCATCTGGTGTAACGGGTATTTGCCCTGGTGGGGTACGACAGCAATGGGGCACTGAAATCAATTGCGAAATGTCAAAAGCATCGGTAGATTTTTTTCAACGGATAAATGAGGAGCTTGAGCCTGAGCATCCGATCCATTATCGTGAAGTCGGCTACTTGTATACGTTTCACAGTGAGCAGACTCTAGAAAACTATCATTCCCAGCTCCAGATTCAACACGAGTACGGAATTCCAACTGAAGTTCTAACACCATCTGAGGCGAAAGCCATCATCCCTCATTTGAATATTAATTCAGTCGTTGGTGCTTCCTTTTGTCCGTCAGATGGGTTCGTTGATGATGCTTATCATGTGACGAACAGTTTTGCCGATGCTGCTAAGCGGAGTGGTGTTCGTTTTATAAACGATGAGGTTATCGGTGTTGAAAAAGCAGGAGATCGAATTACCGGCGTTCAATGTAAAAAGAGAGGCAAGATCGACTGTGGAGTCCTCGTCAATGCTGCTGGGCTGGGCTCGAAACATTTAGCTGAAATGGCTGGGGTCAACCTACCAATCGAGGAGGAAACAAGAAGAATATTATATACGAACCGGGTTGAGGAACGGGTACTTGAACCACTGCTCGTTTCGTTTGAAAAAGGATTTGCCGCGAAACAATTGACCGATGGAACCATCTATCTAAGCTATCTTGGTACCGATTTAAAGCCACCCTACGATTCTTTTGATTTTCAAGTACGAGCAGCGGAGGTAGGGATCGAGCTGTTTCCTAAATTAGCAGAGTTAGAGTTTCGTAGCCATGTCGATGGACGGTATGATTCTACTCCAGATCACCAAGCGATATTGGGAAGCGTAACCAGCTTAACAGGTTACTACCAAGCGATTGGAATGAGTGGACATGGCTTCATGATGTCACCAGCAATCGGACGAGCGATGGCGGAAATCATCTTGGATATCCACTCCACGATTGATGTGTCGTCCTTACATTTTCGCCGTTTTGAAAAAGGTCAGTTAATCAAAGAACCGAGTGTCGTATAA
- a CDS encoding Xaa-Pro peptidase family protein: MDRGNPQIVKEKLSKAVELLNEKNIDTWLVLSRQGSDPCLPFVSGVDSEQTSAIFINRNGRHEAIASETDFDSYCATQLFSVVHRYEDTMDTVFNDVFNLINPEKLALNISLHDHLCDGLTLGMYKWLESVVGSEKLAIIEVSSEPILKELRSIKSPSEIEAVHKAVKNTTDVFNEAFSQMKIGMSEKEIGALFVDGMKKRGVSNGLGDPFDPPLVCIVRCGLAHRKPGDHIVEPGDIVIIDFSLRCNGYVSDIARTCYFLKQDEVHPPDDVQHAFQAAVQAITQSIEVLVPGLKGYEVDAAGRSCIESHGYPTIRHSVGHQVGRATHDGGTILGPRKNPSRPQVEGTIRVGEIYAIEPTVIQDDGLPCILVEENVLVTDDGPVILSERQLELVTIPYRGVN; this comes from the coding sequence ATGGATAGAGGCAATCCTCAGATTGTAAAAGAAAAACTAAGCAAAGCTGTCGAGCTTTTAAACGAAAAGAACATTGATACGTGGCTGGTGTTAAGCCGACAAGGTTCGGACCCATGTCTACCCTTTGTATCTGGCGTCGATTCAGAACAAACCTCGGCTATTTTCATTAATCGCAATGGACGGCACGAGGCCATTGCTTCTGAAACCGACTTCGACTCTTATTGTGCCACCCAATTGTTTTCAGTTGTACATCGGTATGAGGACACTATGGATACAGTGTTCAACGACGTCTTTAACTTAATCAATCCAGAAAAACTTGCACTGAACATTTCGCTCCACGATCATCTTTGTGATGGATTGACGCTTGGAATGTACAAATGGCTAGAAAGCGTCGTAGGAAGTGAAAAACTCGCGATTATTGAGGTGTCCAGTGAACCGATTCTAAAAGAGCTGCGCAGTATCAAATCACCTTCCGAAATTGAAGCAGTTCACAAGGCAGTCAAGAATACGACTGATGTGTTTAACGAGGCGTTTTCACAAATGAAAATCGGCATGAGCGAAAAGGAGATCGGCGCTCTTTTTGTAGATGGAATGAAAAAGAGAGGGGTTTCGAATGGTCTTGGGGACCCGTTCGATCCACCGCTCGTATGCATTGTCCGTTGTGGATTAGCACACCGTAAGCCCGGGGACCACATCGTCGAGCCGGGGGACATCGTGATTATTGATTTCAGTCTTCGTTGCAATGGGTATGTATCGGACATCGCTCGTACGTGTTACTTTTTAAAACAAGACGAAGTACATCCGCCTGATGATGTGCAGCATGCGTTCCAAGCCGCCGTTCAAGCCATAACACAATCGATTGAAGTACTCGTTCCAGGTTTAAAAGGTTACGAGGTGGATGCAGCAGGGCGTAGCTGTATTGAATCCCACGGTTATCCGACGATCCGTCATTCAGTCGGGCATCAGGTCGGACGAGCTACTCACGATGGAGGAACGATTCTTGGTCCTCGGAAAAATCCTTCACGACCTCAGGTGGAAGGGACGATTCGTGTCGGTGAAATTTATGCGATTGAACCGACCGTCATTCAAGATGACGGGCTCCCATGTATCCTAGTTGAGGAAAATGTTCTTGTCACCGATGACGGTCCTGTCATTCTCAGTGAACGTCAGCTCGAACTGGTCACGATTCCATACAGAGGGGTGAACTAA
- a CDS encoding VOC family protein codes for MKLHHLGIETNSLERSISFYKQFGFKVESKLELMGETIVFLQLEEFRLELVQADSLIDQATSIHFALEVKDVDEVLSNWRDHLIIHEGPYNLENGWKTVFITGPSGEGIELLQT; via the coding sequence ATGAAACTCCATCACTTGGGCATTGAAACGAACAGCTTGGAGCGCTCGATATCCTTTTATAAGCAGTTTGGTTTTAAAGTGGAATCGAAACTAGAGCTGATGGGGGAGACGATCGTATTTCTTCAATTGGAGGAATTCAGGCTGGAACTCGTTCAGGCTGACTCATTAATCGACCAAGCGACCTCGATTCATTTCGCATTGGAAGTAAAAGATGTAGATGAGGTTCTATCAAACTGGAGAGATCATCTTATTATCCACGAAGGACCCTATAACCTTGAGAATGGCTGGAAAACAGTGTTCATAACAGGTCCAAGCGGTGAGGGCATTGAGCTTTTACAAACTTAA
- a CDS encoding S-adenosylmethionine:tRNA ribosyltransferase-isomerase: MALAAKDPMKFELPSELNAAKPAERRGIRRDHVRLMVLDRNSGNNQHDQFYKLENYLNEGDLLVLNTSRTLPSSFSVEIRRASRLMAPEAEIRLAQRKSNSVWKVLVVGQTVKQGDELIFSGSLRARVCSCSTKSPLVTVSFSKRGIALYDELYKLGEPIRYEYIHDNWPLEYYQTVYGTVPGSVEMTSAGRAFSWELLSRLKKKGIQIAPITLHTGLSYFLNDQWKVGPADSLEEYEVPGVTADLIRKTIAGGGRVIAVGTTVVRALESAVDGSGNPVPQKGWTNLHVHSDFQLNVVDGLITGFHEPEASHLDMLSAFVSPHILKNAYQEAVHRQYLWHEFGDMNLVLGGSADETPSLGH, encoded by the coding sequence ATGGCACTTGCTGCTAAAGATCCGATGAAATTTGAACTGCCCAGTGAGTTGAATGCAGCTAAACCAGCGGAAAGAAGAGGAATAAGAAGGGACCATGTTCGTCTGATGGTCTTGGATCGAAATTCTGGAAACAATCAACATGATCAATTTTACAAATTGGAAAATTATTTGAACGAAGGTGATTTGCTTGTGCTCAATACGAGTCGGACTCTGCCATCCTCTTTTTCGGTGGAGATAAGGCGCGCCAGCCGCTTGATGGCCCCTGAGGCTGAAATCCGACTGGCACAGCGAAAAAGTAACTCCGTTTGGAAAGTGTTGGTTGTTGGCCAAACAGTGAAGCAAGGGGATGAGTTGATTTTTTCCGGAAGCCTTCGAGCGCGGGTTTGTTCGTGCAGCACCAAATCTCCGCTCGTGACCGTCTCTTTTTCAAAAAGAGGGATTGCTTTGTATGATGAGCTATACAAGCTTGGTGAGCCGATCCGCTATGAATATATTCATGACAATTGGCCGCTCGAATACTATCAGACGGTGTATGGGACGGTTCCAGGTTCCGTTGAAATGACTTCCGCTGGCAGGGCGTTCAGTTGGGAACTGCTTTCTCGGCTAAAAAAGAAGGGCATTCAGATTGCGCCAATTACGCTTCACACTGGGCTCAGCTATTTTCTGAATGATCAATGGAAGGTCGGTCCTGCTGACAGCTTGGAGGAATATGAGGTTCCTGGAGTAACGGCTGATTTGATTCGGAAAACGATAGCGGGAGGCGGTCGTGTGATTGCGGTCGGGACAACGGTTGTACGTGCGCTTGAATCTGCCGTCGATGGTTCAGGAAATCCTGTGCCGCAAAAGGGCTGGACGAATCTTCACGTGCATAGTGATTTTCAGTTGAACGTAGTCGATGGACTGATTACAGGCTTTCATGAGCCGGAAGCGAGCCACCTTGATATGCTGTCGGCATTTGTTTCACCACATATTTTAAAAAATGCTTATCAAGAAGCTGTTCACCGCCAGTATCTTTGGCACGAATTCGGAGATATGAACCTCGTTTTGGGAGGAAGTGCCGATGAAACTCCATCACTTGGGCATTGA
- a CDS encoding SDR family NAD(P)-dependent oxidoreductase, which produces MNRKQVVMITGASMGLGKAVAKAFAKKGVSLAICARGEVKLQETAHELEALGADVLAVTADASDPRDIERFISLAESSFGQIDVLINNASMLGPSPMPWLADYPADDFSEVLKVNAFGPFSVTKRVLPGMLQRGVGSIINVTSEAGNVGYAGWGAYGVSKFALEGLTEIWADELSDSGVRINMVDPGEMDTEMHDRAVPDCDYELANPEDLTDVFLYLASDESTGTNGKRLEAQNFTVGSRD; this is translated from the coding sequence ATGAATAGAAAGCAAGTTGTGATGATAACGGGTGCGTCAATGGGTCTTGGAAAAGCAGTGGCAAAGGCGTTTGCGAAAAAAGGTGTCTCCCTCGCCATTTGTGCTCGAGGGGAAGTCAAGTTACAGGAAACGGCACATGAATTAGAAGCACTGGGGGCAGATGTTCTTGCGGTTACGGCCGATGCCTCAGATCCTCGAGATATTGAGCGATTTATTTCCCTCGCTGAATCAAGCTTTGGCCAGATTGATGTCCTGATAAACAACGCATCGATGCTTGGTCCGAGTCCGATGCCTTGGCTAGCCGATTATCCAGCAGATGATTTTTCAGAGGTTTTAAAAGTGAATGCGTTCGGTCCGTTCTCTGTCACGAAGCGGGTGCTGCCGGGAATGCTGCAGCGCGGTGTCGGTTCAATCATCAATGTGACGTCAGAGGCAGGAAATGTAGGGTATGCAGGTTGGGGTGCGTATGGTGTTTCGAAGTTTGCGCTTGAAGGATTGACCGAAATTTGGGCAGATGAACTCTCAGATAGCGGTGTTCGCATCAATATGGTCGATCCAGGGGAAATGGATACGGAAATGCACGACCGAGCCGTTCCAGATTGTGATTATGAACTGGCGAATCCGGAAGACCTTACCGATGTTTTCCTTTATCTTGCATCCGATGAGTCGACCGGCACCAATGGAAAAAGATTGGAAGCACAAAACTTCACAGTAGGAAGCAGGGATTGA
- a CDS encoding MGMT family protein yields the protein MTPFTKNVIKIIKGIPEGKVMTYGQIARLAGSPRGARQVVRILHSSSKKHKLPWHRVINSKGEIGFQHDEPFNVQKLSLQSEGIEFIAENKIDLKRYQLHPDEEF from the coding sequence ATGACTCCATTTACGAAAAATGTCATAAAAATTATAAAAGGAATTCCTGAGGGTAAAGTGATGACGTACGGGCAGATTGCGAGGCTTGCTGGCAGTCCGAGAGGGGCAAGGCAGGTCGTTCGGATCCTGCATTCATCCAGTAAAAAGCATAAGCTTCCATGGCATCGAGTGATCAACTCAAAAGGAGAGATCGGTTTTCAACACGATGAGCCATTCAACGTTCAAAAGCTTTCCCTGCAGAGCGAAGGCATTGAGTTTATTGCTGAGAACAAAATCGACCTGAAGCGGTATCAGCTTCACCCGGATGAAGAATTTTAA
- a CDS encoding GNAT family N-acetyltransferase, which produces MIREFRLEDKDHLQDLINSIDTGYEVDNVEEIHNNAKTIYVYAANQLRGFAYATFYDNEANEKVAELKLYVEPESRRHGIGTALHNELMGYIKSEKLDVLNAYVRVDIQDPAPFCEKLGFHKWWGSPELIYIGNSLPEVDLDFVQYEDQYYEQYGKIKQECYHEIQKSNDIKPYLVPLTEEDRTQNAKNKENIFLALDNDNIIASVTVGKETIDNLMVAPSYQGKGYGKKALQYGMNKILSRGNDVIRICYMEGNESAENLYYSLGFKPLQNTHVYRRFVR; this is translated from the coding sequence ATGATAAGAGAATTTCGATTGGAAGATAAAGATCATCTTCAGGATTTGATCAATAGCATCGATACTGGTTATGAAGTGGACAACGTTGAAGAGATTCATAACAATGCAAAAACAATTTATGTTTATGCCGCCAATCAACTAAGGGGATTTGCCTATGCAACTTTTTATGACAATGAAGCCAATGAAAAAGTGGCAGAACTCAAGCTGTACGTTGAGCCAGAATCCAGAAGACATGGGATTGGCACTGCTCTCCACAATGAGTTGATGGGCTATATAAAGTCAGAGAAACTTGATGTTCTCAATGCCTATGTTCGAGTGGATATCCAAGATCCAGCCCCTTTTTGTGAAAAACTCGGCTTTCACAAATGGTGGGGTTCGCCTGAACTTATCTACATAGGTAATTCTTTACCTGAGGTTGATCTCGATTTTGTTCAATACGAAGATCAATACTACGAACAATATGGAAAGATCAAACAAGAGTGCTATCATGAAATCCAAAAATCAAATGACATCAAGCCTTACCTCGTCCCGCTAACTGAAGAGGATCGAACACAAAATGCGAAAAACAAGGAAAATATCTTTCTAGCATTAGACAACGACAACATCATAGCATCCGTAACCGTTGGAAAGGAAACAATTGATAATCTAATGGTCGCTCCCTCTTATCAAGGAAAAGGCTACGGCAAAAAAGCGCTTCAATATGGTATGAATAAAATATTGAGCAGGGGGAATGACGTCATTCGGATTTGCTACATGGAAGGGAACGAATCGGCTGAAAACCTCTACTATTCTCTCGGCTTCAAGCCTCTTCAAAACACCCATGTGTACAGAAGATTTGTTAGATAA